A genomic segment from Eubalaena glacialis isolate mEubGla1 chromosome 16, mEubGla1.1.hap2.+ XY, whole genome shotgun sequence encodes:
- the LOC133076157 gene encoding LOW QUALITY PROTEIN: ras GTPase-activating protein-binding protein 2-like (The sequence of the model RefSeq protein was modified relative to this genomic sequence to represent the inferred CDS: substituted 1 base at 1 genomic stop codon) produces the protein MVMETPSPLLVGREFVRQYYTLLNKAPEYLHRFYGRNSSYVHGGVDASGKPQEAVYGXNDIHHKVLSLNFSECHTKIRHVDAHATLSDGVVVQVMGLLSNSGQPERKFMQTFVLAPEGSVPNKFYVHNDMFRYEDEVFGDSEPELDEESEDEVEEEQEERQPSPEPVQENANSGYYEAHPVTNGIEEPLEESSHEPEPEPESETKTEEQKPQVEEKNLEELEEKSTSPPPAEPVSLPQEPPKAFSWASVTSKNLPPSGTVSSSGIPPHVKAPVSQPRVEAKPEVQSQPPRVREQRPRERPGFPPRGPRPGRGDIEQNEADNRRIIRYPDSHQLFVGNLPHDIDENELKEFFMSFGNVVELRINTKGVGGKLPNFGFVVFDDSEPVQRILIAKPIMFRGEVRLNVEEKKTRAARERETRGGDDRRDIRRNDRGPGGPRGIVGGRMMRDRDGRGPPPRGGMAQKLGSGRGTGQMEGRFTGQRR, from the coding sequence ATGGTTATGGAGACGCCCAGTCCGCTGCTTGTAGGGCGGGAGTTTGTGAGGCAATATTATACTTTGCTGAATAAAGCTCCAGAATATTTACACAGGTTTTATGGCAGGAATTCTTCTTATGTTCATGGTGGAGTAGATGCTAGTGGAAAGCCCCAGGAGGCAGTTTATGGCTAAAATGATATACACCACAAAGTATTATCTCTGAACTTCAGCGAATGTCATACTAAAATTCGTCATGTGGATGCTCATGCAACCTTGAGTGATGGAGTGGTGGTCCAGGTCATGGGTTTGCTGTCTAATAGTGGACAGCCAGAGAGGAAGTTTATGCAAACCTTTGTTCTGGCTCCTGAAGGATCTGTTCCAAATAAGTTTTATGTTCACAATGATATGTTTCGTTATGAAGATGAAGTATTTGGTGATTCTGAACCAGAACTTGATGAAGAATCAGAAGATGAAGTAGAAGAGGAACAAGAAGAAAGGCAACCATCTCCAGAACCTGTGCAAGAAAATGCTAACAGTGGTTACTATGAAGCTCACCCTGTGACTAATGGCATAGAGGAGCCATTGGAAGAATCCTCTCATGAACCTGAACCTGAGCCAGAATCTGAAACAAAGACTGAAGAGCAGAAACCGCAAGTGGAGGAGAAGAACTTGGAAGAGTTAGAGGAGAAGTCtacttctcctcctcctgctgaACCTGTTTCTCTGCCGCAGGAACCACCAAAGGCTTTCTCCTGGGCTTCAGTGACCAGTAAAAACCTGCCTCCTAGTGGTACTGTTTCTTCCTCTGGAATTCCACCCCATGTTAAAGCACCAGTCTCACAGCCGAGAGTGGAAGCTAAACCAGAAGTTCAGTCTCAGCCACCTCGTGTGCGTGAACAGCGACCTAGAGAACGACCTGGTTTCCCTCCTAGAGGACCAAGACCAGGCAGAGGAGATATTGAACAGAATGAAGCTGATAACCGTAGAATAATTCGCTATCCAGATAGTCATCAACTCTTTGTTGGTAACTTGCCACATGATATTGATGAAAATGAACTGAAAGAGTTCTTCATGAGTTTTGGAAACGTTGTGGAACTTCGCATCAATACCAAGGGTGTTGGGGGAAAGCTTCCAAATTTTGGTTTTGTGGTTTTTGATGACTCTGAACCAGTTCAGAGAATCTTAATTGCAAAACCAATTATGTTTCGCGGGGAAGTACGTTTAAAcgtggaagagaaaaagacaagagCTGCCAGAGAGCGAGAAACTCGAGGTGGTGATGATCGCAGGGATATTAGGCGCAATGATCGAGGTCCTGGTGGTCCCCGTGGAATAGTGGGCGGTAGAATGATGCGGGACCGGGATGGAAGAGGACCCCCTCCAAGAGGTGGCATGGCACAGAAACTTGGCTCTGGGAGAGGAACCGGGCAGATGGAAGGCCGCTTCACAGGACAGCGTCGCTGA